A part of Halobacillus shinanisalinarum genomic DNA contains:
- a CDS encoding GAF domain-containing sensor histidine kinase codes for MHDATAQIETLKNIAELLNESTNKNVLGNVLRKFISMTAFEAGWIFLEKEDEIQLAADIGLPPALSRDNKRRMCGEDCSCVSRYKSGRLTKATSIIACKRIEQAQEEGLEGTDGITHHATVPLQTPGRSFGLFNVATRNKSSYSEDLHLLESIALQVGTALERIERFEAEEEWSLLLMQSHELTRSIQDAQDLRALKWTVERGLQALYPEKKVQWTNKAVASSAKLCGVISDQEAFYVSGQTFTKAEVEVFELVKKYITVSWKKLVLIEKEKTMARREERSRFAQDLHDSVNQLLFSIVLTSKAASRLSASNPSLKEQVDYIQDISSQALQEMRALIAEEKSGRLKEGVLAELSSYAGTIGLKYSVDSEGTESIPYALEETLLRIGQEALHNVLKHAGTEEVEVSLQKFRHEVVLIIRDHGVGFNRELNPLSFGISGMRERAALYDGRLTVTSEKGEGTVVKVEIPLEGRSGS; via the coding sequence GTGCATGATGCCACAGCTCAAATAGAAACGTTAAAGAATATTGCTGAATTATTAAATGAATCGACGAATAAAAATGTACTCGGGAATGTACTTAGGAAGTTTATTTCGATGACTGCATTTGAGGCTGGCTGGATTTTTCTTGAAAAGGAAGATGAGATTCAGTTAGCTGCTGATATCGGTCTTCCGCCAGCACTTTCGCGTGATAATAAACGGAGGATGTGTGGGGAGGACTGCAGCTGTGTATCCAGATATAAAAGTGGCAGACTTACAAAGGCGACGAGTATCATCGCCTGTAAGAGGATTGAGCAAGCACAAGAAGAAGGTTTAGAGGGCACCGATGGCATTACGCATCATGCTACAGTGCCATTACAAACACCTGGACGGTCTTTTGGTCTTTTCAATGTAGCCACGAGAAATAAATCGAGTTATTCGGAGGATCTGCATTTATTAGAATCGATTGCGCTCCAGGTGGGAACAGCTCTTGAGCGGATTGAACGGTTCGAAGCAGAAGAGGAATGGAGTCTTTTACTCATGCAATCACATGAACTGACAAGGAGTATTCAGGATGCTCAGGACTTACGTGCTTTAAAGTGGACTGTTGAGCGCGGGTTACAAGCGTTGTACCCAGAGAAAAAGGTACAATGGACCAATAAAGCGGTAGCTTCCTCAGCTAAGTTATGTGGTGTGATTAGTGATCAGGAGGCATTTTATGTCAGCGGACAGACATTCACTAAGGCCGAGGTCGAGGTCTTTGAGCTGGTCAAGAAATATATCACGGTTTCATGGAAGAAGTTAGTTCTTATTGAAAAGGAAAAAACGATGGCCAGGAGGGAAGAACGGTCGCGATTTGCTCAGGATTTACATGACTCTGTTAATCAGCTGCTGTTCTCCATTGTGCTTACTTCAAAAGCAGCCAGCCGTTTATCAGCTTCGAACCCTTCCTTAAAAGAACAGGTGGATTATATTCAGGATATTTCTTCACAAGCGCTTCAGGAAATGCGCGCATTGATTGCTGAAGAGAAAAGCGGCCGGCTTAAGGAAGGTGTGCTAGCAGAATTAAGTTCTTATGCTGGAACGATAGGCTTAAAATATTCTGTTGATTCAGAGGGAACAGAATCGATCCCTTATGCATTGGAAGAAACATTATTACGGATTGGTCAGGAAGCTTTACATAATGTATTAAAGCATGCTGGTACAGAAGAAGTGGAAGTAAGCTTACAGAAGTTCCGTCATGAGGTTGTTCTTATCATACGTGATCATGGTGTTGGATTTAATAGGGAATTGAATCCTTTATCCTTTGGCATCTCAGGTATGAGGGAGAGGGCAGCGTTATATGATGGAAGACTTACGGTAACAAGTGAAAAAGGTGAAGGCACGGTTGTAAAGGTAGAAATACCGTTAGAGGGGAGAAGCGGGTCATGA
- a CDS encoding response regulator has protein sequence MINILIADDHQVVRKGLVFFFQTQEDIEVAYEASNGEEVLDYMTNNQADVVILDIQMPKMDGIETAKQLREQFPCTKIVMLTSFSDYDTVIPAVQAGVNGYQMKDIDPDKLAEVIRRVHKGETMIDEKAASQLMTHVTGAHQQEEEKRVNELTRREKDVLKEIMKGRSNKEIADHLFITEKTVKTHLSNVFSKLEVHDRTQAALFGVKYMK, from the coding sequence ATGATTAACATATTGATAGCTGATGATCATCAAGTTGTTCGAAAAGGATTAGTGTTCTTTTTTCAAACTCAGGAAGATATTGAGGTTGCATATGAGGCATCCAACGGGGAAGAAGTACTGGATTATATGACCAATAACCAAGCGGATGTAGTAATTTTGGATATTCAGATGCCTAAGATGGACGGAATTGAAACAGCTAAACAATTGCGTGAACAATTTCCCTGCACAAAAATTGTGATGCTGACGAGTTTTTCTGATTATGATACCGTTATTCCAGCTGTTCAGGCAGGGGTAAATGGTTATCAAATGAAGGATATTGACCCAGATAAATTGGCTGAGGTCATTAGACGGGTTCATAAAGGGGAAACGATGATTGATGAGAAAGCTGCCTCACAGTTGATGACACATGTAACAGGTGCTCATCAACAAGAGGAAGAAAAGCGAGTGAATGAACTTACGCGCAGAGAGAAAGATGTTTTAAAGGAGATAATGAAGGGGCGCAGCAACAAAGAAATTGCAGACCATCTATTTATAACAGAAAAAACAGTAAAAACTCACTTGTCTAATGTATTCTCAAAACTAGAAGTACACGACAGAACGCAAGCCGCCCTCTTCGGCGTCAAATACATGAAGTAA
- a CDS encoding YhdB family protein yields the protein MYYQDYDKALQFMIWGQWDDLLVLMVRTPDHFLSKKIEAFLHAYHYPGHEITLLQSHENLLHYIDHAQATTHPNLYV from the coding sequence ATGTATTATCAAGATTATGATAAAGCATTGCAATTCATGATCTGGGGACAGTGGGATGATTTACTCGTCCTTATGGTAAGGACACCGGATCATTTTCTCTCTAAAAAAATCGAGGCGTTTCTACACGCTTACCATTACCCTGGTCATGAAATAACATTGCTCCAAAGCCACGAAAACTTGCTGCACTATATCGATCACGCCCAAGCTACGACACACCCTAACCTTTATGTATAA
- a CDS encoding YhcN/YlaJ family sporulation lipoprotein, which produces MKIKAYALGLLVASSLVACQADDEAGNGNGNNDGVQNTNFERMADDMNDRGNNNNANRDANEQGNNGNGNNNIGGNVNDQGNNNNGGNGADQHNYDVADKAAKSIEDNVEGINEAYVLTTNDNAYVATVLDNQDGQAKQEISDELEQQITQVVKDTDQGINNVYISSNPDFVDLTNNYVDDVANGEPVQGFFRNFGRMADRLFPDAQS; this is translated from the coding sequence ATGAAAATAAAAGCATATGCACTTGGTCTACTCGTAGCTTCATCGCTTGTTGCATGTCAAGCTGATGACGAGGCAGGCAATGGTAACGGCAATAATGATGGTGTTCAAAATACAAACTTTGAACGTATGGCCGATGACATGAATGACCGAGGAAACAACAATAATGCAAATCGCGATGCCAATGAGCAAGGAAACAATGGCAATGGGAATAACAACATTGGCGGTAATGTTAATGATCAAGGCAACAACAACAATGGTGGAAATGGCGCGGACCAGCACAACTATGATGTCGCTGATAAAGCTGCAAAAAGCATTGAAGACAATGTAGAAGGCATTAACGAAGCTTATGTTTTAACAACAAACGATAATGCTTATGTTGCAACGGTTTTAGATAACCAAGATGGTCAAGCGAAACAAGAAATTAGTGATGAACTTGAACAACAAATCACACAAGTAGTTAAGGATACAGATCAGGGGATTAACAATGTATATATCTCCAGTAATCCAGACTTTGTTGATTTGACGAACAACTATGTAGATGATGTTGCCAATGGTGAACCGGTACAGGGATTTTTCCGTAATTTTGGAAGAATGGCTGACCGTCTCTTCCCGGATGCACAATCATAA
- a CDS encoding M3 family oligoendopeptidase, which produces MKQLIGQNWKLDSLYPNHSGKLEEQLSTLSQQIDQLHLNLKKTETAQDFLPLFPMIETVINGCLEVDDFLICVSSDDVNNAKAGKLLNESTAVRTRFDAFLLELDHLLSSLSEQEWKELLQYEQIQPGQFFLEERTRLYKDKLPLNMEKLITTLSTNGFAGWEDHHNHTLGRLKVPVGEDETLSAGQALNKVMFANDRMVRLQTNQALEEVCEQNKDAFATILNRIMGFRLDVYQQRGWKDPLKELLDQNRIKQQTLKTMMTKIKQNKEMVNTFLKRKAELNQLYKLAWHDFFAPSFTPKNQLTYTEAVDLILYHFYNFSDKLGDFAKQAFENGWVEAEDRTNKAPGAFCASLPLAKESRVFLTFSGSYQDVVTLAHELGHAYHNYILHEESAFSQQTCTSVAETASTFTENLVLDAAINKAEKEEKLSLLEMKITNGLKYLTMIPAMFEFEQKLYQKRQTGLVSADEIGNLMVEVERDLYGETVDEFDRYRWMTVSHFYDTEQAFFNIPYTIGYLFSNGVYAMSKSQGAAFPQQYDELLRNSGSMTTEQLAKYFLDQDLEEGDFWEASIQPIRDAIEEYLFLTKDRIQ; this is translated from the coding sequence ATGAAACAATTAATAGGTCAAAATTGGAAGCTTGATTCGCTCTATCCCAATCATTCCGGGAAACTGGAAGAACAACTATCAACACTAAGCCAGCAAATCGATCAACTTCATTTAAATTTAAAAAAGACTGAAACTGCTCAAGACTTTCTTCCTCTTTTCCCGATGATCGAAACAGTGATAAATGGCTGTCTTGAGGTGGATGATTTTCTGATTTGTGTATCCTCAGATGATGTGAACAACGCAAAGGCTGGTAAATTACTTAATGAAAGTACAGCAGTAAGAACACGCTTCGATGCTTTTTTATTAGAGTTGGATCATCTGCTGTCCTCCTTGTCCGAGCAAGAATGGAAAGAACTTCTTCAATATGAACAAATACAACCGGGCCAATTTTTCTTAGAAGAAAGAACGCGACTTTATAAAGATAAGCTGCCACTTAATATGGAAAAATTAATTACCACCTTGTCTACGAATGGGTTTGCCGGATGGGAGGATCATCATAATCACACGTTGGGCCGTCTAAAGGTTCCGGTTGGAGAAGATGAAACTCTATCAGCAGGGCAAGCGCTAAATAAAGTGATGTTTGCAAATGACCGTATGGTTCGTTTACAAACAAATCAGGCTTTAGAAGAGGTCTGCGAACAGAATAAAGATGCTTTTGCTACTATTCTCAACCGAATTATGGGGTTTCGGCTGGATGTTTATCAGCAGCGCGGATGGAAGGATCCACTGAAGGAACTACTAGATCAAAATCGAATCAAGCAGCAAACATTGAAAACGATGATGACTAAGATTAAGCAAAATAAAGAAATGGTGAACACGTTTTTAAAGCGTAAAGCCGAGCTAAATCAACTGTACAAATTAGCATGGCATGACTTTTTTGCACCGAGTTTCACACCTAAGAATCAGCTTACATACACAGAAGCCGTCGACTTGATTCTATACCATTTCTATAACTTCAGTGACAAATTAGGTGATTTTGCTAAGCAAGCTTTTGAAAACGGATGGGTGGAAGCTGAAGATCGAACAAATAAGGCACCTGGGGCCTTTTGTGCATCCCTCCCACTAGCAAAAGAAAGCCGTGTATTCCTAACCTTTTCAGGAAGCTACCAGGACGTCGTAACGCTTGCACACGAACTCGGGCATGCCTATCATAACTACATCCTGCATGAAGAATCAGCTTTTTCTCAGCAAACTTGCACAAGTGTGGCGGAAACAGCTTCAACATTTACGGAGAACTTAGTGCTTGATGCAGCCATCAACAAAGCTGAAAAGGAAGAGAAATTATCGTTATTAGAAATGAAAATCACCAACGGTTTAAAGTATCTGACTATGATTCCAGCGATGTTCGAATTTGAACAAAAGTTATATCAAAAGAGGCAAACCGGATTGGTCTCTGCGGATGAAATTGGTAATTTAATGGTTGAGGTGGAGCGTGATCTTTACGGAGAGACCGTTGATGAATTCGATCGATACCGTTGGATGACAGTGTCCCATTTTTATGATACGGAGCAAGCCTTTTTCAACATTCCTTATACTATAGGATATTTATTTAGTAACGGTGTCTATGCTATGTCAAAATCTCAGGGTGCAGCATTCCCTCAGCAATATGATGAACTGCTGCGCAACTCCGGATCGATGACAACAGAACAGCTGGCGAAGTATTTCTTGGATCAAGATTTAGAGGAAGGAGATTTTTGGGAGGCATCGATTCAACCGATTAGAGATGCGATTGAAGAATATTTGTTCCTGACAAAAGACCGGATACAATAA
- a CDS encoding SpoVR family protein, with translation MRQEDHRKLEQAISEITDIAKGFGLDFYPMHYEVCPDDIIYTFGAYGMPTRFSHWSFGKQYYKMKLQYDLGLSKIYELVINSNPCYAFLLNSNSLIQNKLIVAHVLAHCDFFKNNARFQNTKRDMVESMSATAERITAYEKIHGKEEVEAFLDAVLAIQEHIDPSLVRPKLPWSPDEEADEEQGNQKPRTPYDDIWKIGESPDQKPKFKKGKKFPPQPEKDLLLFIEEHSRELDDWQRDILTMMREEMLYFWPQLETKIMNEGWASYWHARILREMDLTSDEVVDFANLNASVVQPSKTQLNPYYLGVKIFEDIERRYDNPTEEMMKHGIEAGSGREKIFEVREIESDQSFIRNYLTKELAREEDLYLFQKQGQKYKITDKDHEAVRDQLITMRVNGGFPYLTVQDGDYMKSGELYLKHHFEDVELDLTYLEKTLPYIYQLWGRPVHMETIVEGKNVAFNYGGKKVQKKYL, from the coding sequence TTGAGACAAGAAGATCATCGTAAGCTTGAACAGGCGATTAGTGAAATTACTGATATTGCAAAGGGATTCGGTCTTGACTTTTATCCAATGCATTACGAGGTATGTCCAGACGATATCATTTATACTTTTGGAGCTTATGGGATGCCCACGCGTTTTTCCCACTGGAGTTTTGGTAAGCAATATTACAAAATGAAGCTGCAGTATGATCTTGGTTTAAGTAAAATTTATGAGCTTGTAATTAACTCGAATCCTTGCTATGCGTTTTTATTAAATTCAAATAGTTTAATCCAAAATAAATTAATTGTAGCTCATGTATTAGCGCACTGCGACTTTTTTAAAAACAATGCACGCTTCCAAAATACGAAACGTGATATGGTAGAGAGCATGTCTGCAACGGCTGAGCGAATTACCGCTTATGAGAAAATCCATGGCAAGGAAGAAGTAGAAGCATTTTTAGACGCCGTTCTTGCAATCCAGGAACATATTGATCCTTCCCTTGTAAGACCGAAATTACCCTGGAGTCCTGATGAAGAAGCTGATGAGGAACAAGGAAATCAAAAGCCAAGAACACCTTATGATGATATATGGAAAATAGGGGAATCACCTGATCAAAAACCGAAGTTTAAGAAGGGTAAAAAGTTTCCGCCACAACCAGAGAAGGATTTACTGTTATTCATTGAAGAACATAGCCGTGAACTTGATGATTGGCAGCGCGACATTCTTACCATGATGCGAGAAGAAATGTTGTACTTTTGGCCGCAGCTTGAGACGAAGATTATGAATGAGGGATGGGCTTCTTATTGGCACGCGAGAATCTTAAGGGAAATGGATTTAACGAGTGATGAAGTCGTTGATTTTGCTAATTTAAATGCGAGTGTCGTTCAGCCATCCAAGACACAATTAAATCCATATTACCTTGGAGTGAAAATTTTCGAGGATATAGAAAGGCGATACGATAATCCTACAGAGGAAATGATGAAACATGGGATTGAGGCGGGATCGGGCCGTGAGAAAATTTTTGAAGTGCGGGAGATAGAGTCTGATCAAAGCTTTATTCGTAACTATTTAACGAAAGAGTTAGCGAGAGAAGAAGACTTGTATTTATTTCAAAAACAGGGGCAGAAATATAAGATTACCGATAAAGATCATGAAGCGGTAAGAGATCAGCTGATCACAATGCGTGTGAATGGTGGTTTTCCTTATTTAACTGTGCAAGACGGTGATTACATGAAGAGCGGCGAGCTTTATTTGAAGCATCACTTTGAAGATGTGGAGCTGGATTTGACTTATTTAGAAAAAACACTTCCTTATATTTATCAGTTATGGGGGCGCCCAGTCCATATGGAAACCATCGTAGAAGGAAAGAATGTAGCCTTTAACTACGGCGGCAAGAAAGTTCAAAAGAAATACCTGTAA
- the dat gene encoding D-amino-acid transaminase has translation MSVYDYVLTEAKFVHKDDLNYPFEERGLQFGDGIYEVIRVYEGRYYLIEEHVERLFRSAEAVKLKVPFSKDEMYEQLNELLEKNQIQQDAKIYMQITRGSAPRDHAFPLNVTSNLYAYVQDLPRKIDLMAEGVSAITTPDVRWDWCYIKSLNLLPNVIAKQKASEQGCFEAILHKDGEVTECSSSNAYFVRDGKLYTHPAKENILHGCVRTRIKQFCKDEGIPFVEETFRVEDIQHADELFLTSSTAEVMPIVKVDGNLIQEGQVGPITRKMQQKYEQDAQIKESQSMFTHLKA, from the coding sequence ATGAGTGTCTATGATTATGTGTTAACGGAAGCCAAATTTGTTCATAAAGATGATTTGAATTATCCATTTGAGGAAAGAGGTCTTCAATTTGGTGATGGAATATATGAAGTAATACGGGTGTACGAAGGAAGGTATTATTTGATTGAGGAACACGTTGAACGTCTCTTCCGTTCAGCTGAAGCGGTCAAGCTCAAGGTGCCGTTTTCGAAAGACGAAATGTATGAACAGTTGAATGAGCTTTTAGAAAAGAACCAAATTCAACAAGATGCTAAGATTTATATGCAAATCACACGCGGGTCCGCGCCAAGGGATCATGCTTTCCCTTTAAATGTAACATCTAACCTGTATGCTTACGTACAGGATCTGCCTAGGAAAATTGACCTTATGGCAGAAGGGGTTTCGGCAATTACTACCCCTGATGTTCGTTGGGACTGGTGCTATATTAAAAGCTTGAACCTGCTGCCGAACGTCATCGCTAAGCAAAAAGCAAGCGAACAAGGCTGCTTTGAAGCCATTCTACATAAGGATGGGGAAGTCACTGAGTGCAGCTCATCCAACGCCTATTTTGTTCGTGATGGGAAATTGTACACACACCCAGCCAAAGAAAATATTCTTCATGGATGTGTACGAACACGTATTAAACAGTTTTGTAAAGATGAGGGCATCCCTTTTGTGGAGGAAACGTTCCGAGTTGAAGACATACAACATGCAGATGAGTTGTTTTTGACTAGCAGTACAGCTGAGGTAATGCCGATCGTCAAAGTTGACGGGAACCTGATTCAAGAAGGGCAAGTAGGTCCCATTACCAGAAAAATGCAGCAAAAATATGAGCAGGATGCACAGATTAAAGAATCTCAATCCATGTTTACTCACTTAAAGGCGTAG
- a CDS encoding YczE/YyaS/YitT family protein, which translates to MKYVYLFIIYALGLVVSSLGLALIIKSGLGVGPGDSVAVGISRHTPITVGNVMIIAFVILLLVNAWLERKRPQFESLLPIIIRGRSLDIFLYGTLDQATFELWWSQWGIFTLGLVATAVGIAVYLRTPFPRIPLDHFMMIMNEKTKRSKSSVRIATESGMALIGFLLGAPVGIGTLIVAILLGPFIQTAYQGARPIAALWSTSKKNQPKKA; encoded by the coding sequence ATGAAGTACGTTTATTTGTTTATAATTTATGCCTTAGGGTTAGTGGTGTCAAGCCTAGGACTTGCCCTAATTATAAAATCGGGCTTAGGAGTCGGTCCAGGTGATAGTGTGGCTGTGGGAATATCCAGACATACTCCGATAACAGTAGGAAACGTAATGATTATTGCCTTCGTTATACTTCTGTTAGTTAATGCCTGGCTTGAACGCAAGCGTCCTCAATTTGAATCGTTGCTCCCCATCATCATCCGTGGTCGGAGCCTTGATATCTTTCTTTATGGCACGCTGGATCAGGCAACCTTTGAACTATGGTGGTCACAATGGGGAATATTCACCCTCGGTTTAGTGGCAACAGCTGTAGGGATAGCGGTTTACTTACGAACACCGTTCCCTCGTATTCCACTCGATCATTTTATGATGATCATGAATGAGAAAACGAAACGGTCTAAAAGCTCTGTACGGATAGCAACAGAATCCGGTATGGCATTGATTGGCTTCCTTCTGGGAGCTCCTGTAGGGATCGGGACATTGATCGTCGCCATATTGTTAGGCCCGTTTATTCAAACAGCCTATCAGGGAGCACGGCCGATTGCCGCCCTTTGGAGTACATCAAAGAAAAATCAGCCCAAAAAAGCGTGA